A segment of the Fibrobacter succinogenes subsp. succinogenes S85 genome:
GATGAGGCCAACAACCTGCGTAAACTTTTCAGATTCAGCGAGAATCTTGAATTCGAGCTTTGCCGTGGAACCCACGAGAGCCTTAGCCGTGGAGTCATCCACGCCAGCTAGTTCAACGACAATGCGGTCGTCACCGGTCGGAGAGATCTGCGGTTCAGAAAGACCGTACTGGTCAACACGGTTACGAATAATTTCAAGAGACTGTGCCTGGATATCCTTGATATCGTCGCCATCCTTGAGGCCAGACTGATCAATCTGGAGCGTAATGCTGGTACCACCGGCAAGATCCAAACCGAAGTTGACAGAACGAGAGCTCAGTTTCGGATTTTCCTTAAGGAAAGCCTGCTTGGCTTCACCCTTCTTGGAGTGAACCTGGATAGACGGCCATACAGAGATGGCTGAAAGAATGATGACTAGGAGAATGATAATTTCTCGGAAGCCGAATTTATGTTTATTCATTTGTAATCCCTTAAAAGGCATTAAACATACTAGTTGCGGGGTCAAATTTAGAAATTTAGACGAAAGACGATAAATGCGTAAAGCGAATATCGCGGCAAAAAACTTGTTTTTTGACATGATTGAGCCTAGCATTTAGCACATGTGCAAAGACGAAAGACGAAAGATTAGCACCTTGAAAGCCTCGTATTATTATAAAAGGGGGAAGAATCCCCCTGATTGCAGCCCCTACGGGTCTTCCATCACCCCTTCACTACGGGCTTCAAACGCCAGCCCGTAACGCCCGGCTTATTTTATCTCAAACGTAGGGTCCGGCGTCGCCGGCGAAACCGCAAGCGTCAATTTCTTCTTGCCGAGGGTACGGACAATTTCTAGGCGGCCTGAACTATAAGCAATCTTGAGCGAGCCATCGCGCAGCACACGCTCCTTATTGCGGAGCGCAATCAAACCCTTTAAATAATCATAGACAGGCGCCTTCTGCATTTCCGGGAATTTATCCCACGGGAATGCTCTGCGATTATCAGGATCCTTACCGCCCAACATGCCGATTTCTTCACCATAATATATACAGGGAGCACCCGGCAAAAAGAATAACAGCGCAAGCGCAAGCTTCACCCGCTGCAAATTTGAGCATGGAAGTGACGCCAAGCGAATCGTATCATGGCTCCCGAGCAAGTTCATCGGCACGCCAAAACGACCGTCCGGGAATGCATCTTGCAAGCGCCTTGCAAACTCGGCAAGTGCAATCGACTTTTCATCAAAGAGGTACGCAAGCACCGCCTTACGCAAGGGGTAATTCATCACGCCGTCAAACTGGTCCCCCTGCAACCAGCGCGAAGGCTCGTCCCAAATTTCACCGACAATATACGCCTCCGGGTTAATTGCCTTGATGCGGCGGCGGAATTCCTGCCAAAAGCTATCGTCATCAATTTCGTTCGG
Coding sequences within it:
- a CDS encoding glycoside hydrolase family 13 protein, whose product is MTFPNWTKDAVFYQIFPDRFCRSAKYKAVGKFVDWDSLPTRENMFGGNLAGISEKLEYIASLGVNAIYLCPIFKSNSNHRYHTVDYFEIDPVLGTLKDFDKLVKKAHKLGLRVILDGVFNHCSRGFFQFNSLMELGKNSPYVDWFHVHGWPLHAYSGKPNYDCWWGYPALPKFNTDNPDVRDYLFSVGEYWMKRGIDGWRLDVPNEIDDDSFWQEFRRRIKAINPEAYIVGEIWDEPSRWLQGDQFDGVMNYPLRKAVLAYLFDEKSIALAEFARRLQDAFPDGRFGVPMNLLGSHDTIRLASLPCSNLQRVKLALALLFFLPGAPCIYYGEEIGMLGGKDPDNRRAFPWDKFPEMQKAPVYDYLKGLIALRNKERVLRDGSLKIAYSSGRLEIVRTLGKKKLTLAVSPATPDPTFEIK